In the Centroberyx gerrardi isolate f3 chromosome 9, fCenGer3.hap1.cur.20231027, whole genome shotgun sequence genome, one interval contains:
- the mfsd8l1 gene encoding LOW QUALITY PROTEIN: major facilitator superfamily domain-containing protein 8 (The sequence of the model RefSeq protein was modified relative to this genomic sequence to represent the inferred CDS: deleted 1 base in 1 codon), with protein MDYRRKKKLTYFTIGLIFLLSGVEYAVILPTIWRYLQTLGAAPYFLGLGLSAFSLSGLLSGPLFGHWSDRTRTTKKIILFANLFEIVGNFMYFMGYSKWLLLSSRLVAGIGTGAGSSIFGFLTRSTAPEDRSTVFAAVMACRQAGLLIGPAFNIFLRLCDFKLGPFVVNKYTAPGLFMCLMWILLQLVVLFMYWDIAPVERGEAGESSASGGGEVEVEGESGLVEEDEPGDDEEGKPLMGSQELMGSYGSVVTPVSNGNLPHVSPPPSPPPPPEADKSTSSFKNFSMSQEFLREEVVVLLAAQFITLFNQTALETMVTPLTQKYFNFGELENSVMYCICGVEVIAGFLFVRWLSRRFAERVVLAVGLIICNISCVWCLIFLAKPIGGFPWQLTEFIIGVFLQVLGLPFVAVAQVSLFSKVTAEKTQGFSQGVRRSVGGLATILGPLWAGGLTENMYIMLGVMMALLALLTMMMFFSYDRLVEPAAVEHADNDDDCG; from the exons GGGCTCATCTTTCTTCTCAGTGGAGTGGAATATG CGGTGATATTGCCCACAATATGGAGGTACCTGCAGACCCTCGGGGCGGCGCCCTACTTCCTGGGTCTGGGCCTATCAGCGTTCAGCCTGAGCGGCCTCCTGTCCGGGCCGCTGTTCGGCCACTGGTCCGACAGAACGCGGACCACCAAGAAGATCATCCTGTTTGCCAACCTGTTTGAGATAGTTG GTAATTTCATGTACTTCATGGGCTACTCCAAGTGGCTGTTACTGTCAAGCAGACTAGTGGCAG GGATTGGCACGGGCGCTGGCTCCTCCATCTTTGGCTTCCTGACCAGGAGCACCGCCCCAGAGGATCGCTCCACCGTATTTGCTGCTGTCATGGCATGCCGACAAGCTGGCCTTCTGATTG GTCCAGCATTCAACATTTTCCTGAGGCTGTGTGACTTCAAACTGGGTCCTTTTGTGGTCAATAAATACACTGCACCCGGG CTGTTCATGTGCCTGATGTGGATTCTCCTCCAGCTGGTTGTGCTCTTCATGTACTGGGACATAGCACCTGTGGAGAGGGGGGAAGCGGGGGAGAGCTCGGCGAgcggagggggggaggtggaggtggagggcgaGAGCGggctggtggaggaggacgagCCCGGGGACGACGAAGAAGGCAAGCCGCTGATGGGCTCCCAGGAGCTGATGGGGTCCTACGGCTCGGTGGTGACGCCCGTCTCCAACGGCAACCTGCCTCACGTCTcgccgcccccctcc ccccccccgccgccagAGGCAGACAAGTCTACCAGCTCCTTTAAGAATTTCAGCATGAGCCAAG agTTCCTGAGAGAAGAGGTGGTTGTGCTGCTGGCTGCTCAGTTCATCACACTCTTCAATCAGACAGCACTGGAG aCCATGGTGACCCCGCTGACCCAGAAGTACTTTAACTTCGGGGAGCTGGAGAACAGTGTGATGTACTGCATCTGCGGCGTGGAGGTGATCGCCGGCTTCCTGTTCGTGCGCTGGCTGAGCCGGCGTTTTGCAGAGCGGGTGGTTCTGGCCGTCGGTCTGATCATCTGCAACATCTCCTGCGTCTGGTGCCTCATCTTCCTGGCAAAGCCAATAG GCGGCTTCCCATGGCAGCTGACAGAGTTCATCATCGGGGTTTTCCTGCAGGTCTTGGGGCTGCCATTCGTAGCCGTGGCCCAGGTCTCCCTCTTCTCCAAAGTCACTGCTGAGAAAACACAAG GTTTCAGTCAGGGGGTGCGTCGCTCGGTGGGGGGTCTGGCCACCATCCTGGGCCCGCTGTGGGCCGGCGGCCTCACCGAGAACATGTACATCATGCTGGGGGTGATGATGGCACTGCTGGCTCTGCTGACg ATGATGATGTTTTTCTCGTACGACCGGCTGGTGGAGCCTGCTGCGGTGGAGCACGCAGACAACGACGACGACTGCGGTTAA